A genomic stretch from Cygnus atratus isolate AKBS03 ecotype Queensland, Australia chromosome 27, CAtr_DNAZoo_HiC_assembly, whole genome shotgun sequence includes:
- the LGI3 gene encoding leucine-rich repeat LGI family member 3, whose protein sequence is MELRRCRRMPRGQLSALLLLLASAWLWGAAGGRRPPRPPPCPPSCSCTRDTAFCVDSKAVPKNLPPEVISLTMVNAAFTEIREAAFAHIPSLQFLLLNSNKFTLIGDNAFAGLSHLQYLFIENNDIQALSKATFRGLKSLTHLSLANNNLQTLPRDLFKPLDILSDLDLRGNTLACDCKIKWLVEWMESTNTTVPAVFCSSPGQFEGQRIRDLALGDFQCITTDFVVHQVLPFQSVSAEPYTYASDLYVALAQPGASSCAVLKWDYVERKLRDFDRIPAHSAVHCKPIVAQSQLYVVVAQLFGGSYIYRWDTAVDKFIKIQDIDSQKTRKPNDIEAFQIEGEWYFVIADSSKAGSTSLYRLNQNGFYSHQALHAWHRDTDVEYVENDGKPRLIISSSSQAPVIYQWNRAQKQFAPQGEVGEMLDVQMVKHFRVKREQFLCLSRYIGDSKVVRWEGQRFVELQTLPSRGSMVMQPFAVGQRRYMALGSDFSFTHVYLWEEEKQKFVKFQELAVQAPRAFRYVPAADVQLLLAPSFKANTLVYRHVVVDLSL, encoded by the exons ATGGAGCTGCGGCGCTGCAGGAGGATGCCCAGGGGCCAGCTCTCggctctcctgctcctcctggcctcagcctggctctggggggctgcggggggccggCGGCCTCCCCGGCCTCCCCCTTGCCCCCCGAGCTGCTCGTGCACGCGGGACACAGCCTTCTGCGTGGACTCCAAGGCCGTGCCCAAGAACCTGCCCCCCGAGGTCATCTCGCT GACCATGGTGAACGCGGCCTTCACGGAGATCCGAGAGGCGGCTTTCGCCCACATCCCCTCGCTGCAGTTCCT CCTGCTGAACTCCAACAAGTTCACGCTGATCGGCGACAACGCCTTCGCCGGCCTCTCGCACCTGCAGTACCT GTTCATCGAGAACAACGACATCCAGGCGCTCTCCAAGGCCACCTTCCGCGGGCTCAAATCGCTGACCCACCT GTCTCTGGCCAACAACAACCTGCAGACGCTGCCCCGGGACCTCTTCAAGCCTTTGGATATCCTGAGTGACTT GGACCTGCGGGGCAACACGCTGGCCTGCGACTGCAAGATCAAGTGGCTGGTGGAGTGGATGGAGAGCACCAACACCACGGTCCCCGCCGtcttctgcagcagccccgggcaGTTCGAGGGCCAGCGGATCCGGGACCTGGCGCTGGGTGACTTCCAGTGCATCACCACGG ACTTCGTGGTGCACCAGGTGCTGCCCTTCCAGTCGGTGTCGGCCGAGCCCTACACCTACGCCAGCGACCTGTACGTGGCCCTGGCGCAGCCCGGCGCCAGCAGCTGCGCCGTGCTCAAGTGGGACTACGTGGAGCGCAAGCTGCGCGACTTCGACCGCATCCCCG CCCACTCGGCCGTGCACTGCAAGCCCATCGTGGCCCAGAGCCAGCTGTACGTGGTGGTGGCGCAGCTCTTCGGCGGCTCCTACATCTACCGCTGGGACACGGCCGTGGACAAGTTCATCAAGATCCAGGACATCGACAGCCAGAAGACCCGCAAGCCCAACGACATCGAGGCCTTCCAGATCGAGGGCGAGTGGTACTTCGTCATCGCCGACAGCTCCAAGGCGGGCTCCACCAGCCTCTACCGCCTCAACCAGAACGGCTTCTACTCCCACCAAGCCCTGCACGCCTGGCACCGCGACACCGACGTGGAGTACGTGGAGAACGACGGCAAGCCCCGGCTCAtcatctccagcagctcccaggcgCCCGTCATCTACCAGTGGAACCGGGCGCAGAAGCAGTTCGCGCCGCAGGGGGAGGTGGGCGAGATGCTGGACGTGCAGATGGTGAAGCACTTCAGGGTGAAGCGGGAGCAGTTCCTCTGCCTCAGCCGCTACATCGGCGACTCCAAGGTGGTGCGCTGGGAAGGGCAGCGCTTCGTCGAGCTGCAGACGCTGCCGTCCCGCGGCTCCATGGTGATGCAGCCCTTCGCCGTGGGGCAGCGGCGCTACATGGCCCTGGGCAGTGACTTCTCCTTCACCCACGTCTACCTgtgggaagaggagaagcagaaattcGTCAAGTTCCAGGAGCTGGCGGTGCAGGCGCCGCGCGCTTTCCGCTACGTGCCCGCCGCCGacgtgcagctcctgctggcgCCCAGCTTCAAGGCCAACACGCTGGTCTACCGGCACGTGGTGGTGGACCTCAGCCTCTAG
- the REEP4 gene encoding receptor expression-enhancing protein 4, with protein MVSWVLSRAVLLVFGMLYPAYASYKAVKSKNIREYVRWMMYWIVFALFMATETVTDIFLSWLPFYYEVKMAFVVWLLSPYTRGSSLLYRKFVHPTLSRREQEIDTYIIQARERGYETVVRFGKRGLNIAATAAVQAAARSQGALAGRLRSFSMQDLRSLPDEAPVHYRDPLYLEEQESRRQPPGEPGAAGSLREEEEEEECWSDSQVSPKPTPHPRDPRPLSRSQSLRAAKKKPQGKEGSSRLARGRLRKKPARTEQDN; from the exons atggtGTCGTGGGTGCTGAGCCGGGCCGTGCT GCTGGTTTTCGGGATGCTGTACCCCGCCTACGCCTCCTACAAGGCCGTGAAGAGCAAGAACATCCGCGAATAC GTGCGCTGGATGATGTACTGGATCGTCTTCGCCCTCTTCATGGCCACCGAGACCGTCACCGACATCTTCCTCTCCTG gcttCCCTTCTACTACGAGGTGAAGATGGCCTTCGTCGTCTGGCTGCTGTCCCCGTACACCCGCGGCTCCAGCCTCCTCTACCGCAAGTTCGTGCACCCCACGCTGTCCCGCAGGGAGCAG GAGATCGACACCTACATCATCCAGGCCAGGGAGCGGGGCTACGAGACCGTGGTGCGGTTCGGCAAGCGGGGCCTCAACATCGCCGCCACCGCCGCGGTGCAGGCGGCCGCCAGG AGCCAGGGCGCGCTGGCCGGGCGGCTGCGCAGCTTCAGCATGCAGGACCTGCGCTCCCTCCCCGACGAAGCCCCCGTGCACTACCGGGACCCCCTGTacctggaggagcaggagagccGCAGGCAGCCCCCGGGTGAGCCGGGAGCAGCGGGGTCCCTGCGC gaggaggaggaggaggaggagtgctGGTCGGACTCGCAGGTTTCCCCCAAGCCCACCCCTCACCCCCGGGACCCCAGACCCCTCTCCCGGAGCCAGAGCTTGCGCGCGGCGAAGAAGAAGCCCCAAGGCAAAGAG ggcTCTTCCCGGCTGGCGCGCGGCCGCCTTCGGAAGAAGCCGGCTCGGACGGAGCAGGACAATTAA